The Carettochelys insculpta isolate YL-2023 chromosome 23, ASM3395843v1, whole genome shotgun sequence genome has a window encoding:
- the RER1 gene encoding protein RER1 — MSEGDSIGESVHGKPSVVYRFFTRLGQIYQSWLDRSTPYTAVRWVVTLGLSFVYMIRVYLLQGWYIVTYALGIYHLNLFIAFLSPKVDPSLMEDSDDGPSLPTKQNEEFRPFIRRLPEFKFWHSATKGILVAMICTFFEAFNVPVFWPILVMYFIMLFCITMKRQIKHMVKYRYIPFTHGKRKYKGKEDVGKTFAS, encoded by the exons ATGTCAGAAGGGGACAGTATTGGAGAGTCTGTTCATGGCAAACCTTCAGTCGTCTACAGATTTTTCACAAGACTTGGACAG ATCTACCAATCCTGGCTAGACAGATCTACTCCATATACAGCAGTGCGATGGGTTGTAACTTTGGGTCTGAGTTTTGTCTACATGATTAGAGTTTATCTACTACAG ggtTGGTACATTGTGACATATGCCTTGGGAATCTACCACCTAAATCTCTTCATAGCTTTCTTGTCACCAAAGGTAGATCCCTCTCTAATGGAAGACTCAG atgATGGTCCTTCATTACCCACAAAACAAAATGAGGAATTTCGACCCTTCATTAGAAGGCTGCCAGAGTTTAAATTCTG gcaTTCTGCTACAAAAGGTATCCTTGTTGCAATGATATGTACGTTCTTTGAGGCATTCAACGTTCCGGTATTTTGGCCAATCCTTGTGATGTACTTCATTATGCTATTCTGTATCACTATGAAGAGACAAATCAAG catATGGTAAAGTACAGGTATATACCTTTCACACATGGCAAGAGGAAATATAAAGGGAAGGAAGACGTGGGAAAGACCTTCGCTAGCTAG